A region of the Methanobrevibacter ruminantium M1 genome:
CCGTTAGAGGATGCTTTGTTACCGTTAAAGCTAGAATTTTCTACAGTGGCATGGCTCTCAAAGTCAATAGCACCACCAAATTTAGCAGAGTTATTGGTAAAATTACAATCTGTTGCTTTACCATTGCCCTTAAATAAAATTGCGCCACCTTCAGTAGCATTGTTTTCAGTAAAGCTGGAATTTGTTACTTCACCATTCTTATAAAATACATATTTGCACCTCTCAAAATACCTATCAGAACGTATATCAGTAGCGCAATTCTTAACAAAAATACAGTTTTTTACAGTACTGTCCTCTGAAAAGAAGATTGCACCGCCATCCTGTGCTTTATTATTGGTGAAATTAGAATTTTCTACAGTACCTGCTCCATTAAAGTAAACTGCACCACCTTGCTTATCAGCCTCATTATCAGTGAAATTACAATTTCTTACATCCCCGGAGGTATAAAAGACAATTCCGCCGCCATACTCATCCCATGCTTCATTCTTAATAAAAGTGGAATTTTCTACAGTACCATCCGCTGTAAACCAAATTGCACCGCTGTCTCCTGCTAGGTTATCAGTAAAATTACAATTTGTTACTTCGCCATCTTCCTCAAAGGAAACTGCACCTCCGTGAAAAGCTGAGTTTTTAGCAAAACTGCAATTTTCTAATTTGCCAGCGCTGGCATTCCAATAGATAGCGCCGCCATCACCTGAAAGTTCTGCTGCTTTGTTTTCAGTAAAATTACAATTTGATATCTTAGTAGCTCCATAAATCTTGACTGCACCACCATCGTTGGCAGAATTCTTATCAAAACTGCAATTTTCCAATTTACCATTGCCATAAATCTCAATTGCACCTCCAGAGTCATGAGCCTTATTATTAGTGAAAGTACAATTTATCGCATTACCATTTGTATTAAAGCAAATTGCACCAGCCCATGAAAAATACCCTTGAGCGGTGTTATTGGTAAAGTTACAATTTATCGCATTACCTGTACCATTAAAGCAAACAGCACCGCCTCCTCCTAAAATATCATAAACAGCAGTGTTATTGACAAAAGTACAATTTTCTATAGTACCACTTTCCTCAAAGCAAACTGCACCACCAGAGTATACCGCTTGGTTATAGCTGAAATTACAATTTATTGCTTTGCTGTTATCTTTATAAAAGTATACTGCACCGGCAGCGTTTGCAGAGTTATTAATAAAATTACAATATTCAATGGTACCGGACTTTTCAAAGTCAATCGCAGCGCCCTCATCATCTGTATTGCCTAGATCATCTGTAGTTACATTGGCGTTTTTAATGGTTAGGTTTTTAATTGTTACACCGGAAGCAGTTACTTTAAATGCTCGAATAGTTGATCCGGCCATATCTATAATCGCACCATTACCATCAATAACACTATTGCTAATTGATATTATGATTGTATCGCCACTATCATAAGTATAGTAATCGTGTGTCAATACAATATTTCCTCCAGCGCCAATCTCGCTAGATAGCCCGGAATATGTCCCTGGATCCTCCCTTAATTCATCTGAATCATTTCCAGCATATACAAATTTTTCATCATTTGCTTTAATAAGTTCTTCATCATAGTTGTCATTTGCATTTGAAACGTCATCAATGACTGTTTCATCTAAAATAAGTTCTTCATTCTCATCAGCACTAATAATATCATCTGTAAGATCGTCTGCTGCGCTTGCAGCAGAAAGGCTAAAGAGAACAAGTAAAGTTAATATTATATATATACCTCTTTGGATTTTCATTCTCCTCGTCACCTAGAAATAATTTTTAATTAGTTATAAATTTATACCATAAATTATATATTGATTTTGATTTATTAACTTCATTTAGTATTTTACTTATAGAATTTTACTTAATTAGTATTTTAATTCATTTAGTATTTTACTTATAGAATTTTACTTAATTAGTATTTTAATTCATTTAGTATTTTTCAATGAATTTTTTTTTTTTAATGTTTTTCTATTTCCTTTAATATTTTTTCTATGGTTTTCAATTAGATAATTTTCCCATTTTAATTTAAAATTTTTTCAAGATTCTCTTTATAATTTTATAAAATTTTTTAATTTTTTCAAGAGTCTCTTTATAAATTTATAAAAATTTTTTTAATATTTTTCATGAATTTTGCATGTTTTTTTATTAGAAAATCATCATCAAAATAGGTATGTGTACTTACTACACCATAATTGTGTGTATTTACTACACATTTTTTAGATTGGCCTAAATAATTTGAAATTTTTAAAAAATTCGATATAAAATTGCTTACATATTGGAGATATAATTCATTGATTTTTCACCAATTTTTTAGATTTTTTATTTCTTTTAAAATAGTTTAAAAATAAAAATTATAATTATGAATGATAATATGAAAATAATGATGATAATATAATTGTATTAACAGATATAATAATTATTTTATTTATAAATAATAAATTAAACTATTATTAAGAAAGATAAATTATTTTCGAAAAGTGTATATACCACACACTCCTATATAAGTCTTTTTACTTTAGTCTAAATATGTACCTTTTATATGTATACATAATAAATATAATAATGTACACATGGTGAATTTATGCCAAAACATATCGTATCAGGACTAAAATATTTAGAAAGTGTCGAGCTTAGAAAAAGAGGGCTGTCCCAAAAGGAGATTTCATCTGAAATTGGTGTGGACAGATCAACTATTTCTCACTACTTGAACGGCCGAAACATTTCTGCCGATTCAATCGAGCTTGCTAAAGTTATTTTAGAGCTGAATCCTAAGGATTTTATATTAATTGCAAGAGTTTTGTTTGGAGATTATAACGAAATTCGTCAACTTATTAGCATTTTTAATATGAATCATTATGACCCGCAGATAGATGACGGATGTATTGGTTGTGGATTGTGTGTAGATTTGTGTGAAGTGAAGTCTATTAGCTTAGACTCATTAAAAGCAAAGATAAACCCTCGTTATTGTTGTGGCTGTCTTATGTGTGTTGAAGATTGCCCGACAAATTCAATAAAGATTTTGGAGGTATAAAATGGTCAAAAATATTAAAGAAACAGAAGGCAAAAACTTCTGCATTAAAAGATCATTAGGCGAAGAAAGAGTATTGTCTTTCAAAGATCACGTCTGTGTCGGTTGCGGACTCTGTGAAGCAACCTGTCCTGTAGAAGCTATCTCTCTTGATGAAGTAGCTCCTATCGAACGTAAATATGTAGACACTTATTTCAGTGGTCATGAAAAGATTGCTCAAAACTATGCTCTTTTCACTAATGATAACGAAATCAAAGCAAAATTAGATATTTGCGAAGATAAATGTGTTCTCTGTGGTTTATGTAGTGGAGTATGTCCAGCAGGTGCATTAGAACTTGCTATTGATGGCGTATCCATTAAAGAAAATGAAGCTTACCCACATCTTGTCACTTCAGCTGAAATTGATGAAGACAAATGTTTATTCTGTAAGAAATGTGAAGCTGCATGTCCTAGGGAGTCAATTACTATCGACAGAAAATTACCTAACCGTGCAGACCTTGTAACCGGTGAAATCGAAGTGGATGAAGAAGAATGTATCTACTGTGGCGCTTGTGCTGAATTATGTCCTGCTGAAGCTATCGTAGTGGACAAGGCAACCGGCGAAGAAAGCATTGTCATTGACAAGGAAAAATGTGTATACTGTCTCGTATGTAAGAAAGCATGTCCTGTTGACGCTATCAAAGCAGTATGTAGATCCTGTTCCTACGGCGAATACGATCTTGACCCTGCTAAAGCAGCAATTACAGGTAACGCTATCATTGATTCTGAAACCT
Encoded here:
- the fwdF gene encoding tungsten-dependent formylmethanofuran dehydrogenase subunit FwdF gives rise to the protein MVKNIKETEGKNFCIKRSLGEERVLSFKDHVCVGCGLCEATCPVEAISLDEVAPIERKYVDTYFSGHEKIAQNYALFTNDNEIKAKLDICEDKCVLCGLCSGVCPAGALELAIDGVSIKENEAYPHLVTSAEIDEDKCLFCKKCEAACPRESITIDRKLPNRADLVTGEIEVDEEECIYCGACAELCPAEAIVVDKATGEESIVIDKEKCVYCLVCKKACPVDAIKAVCRSCSYGEYDLDPAKAAITGNAIIDSETCIKCGWCEGVCPADAATVKQAFKGTLEIDEEKCGTCGACIDVCPCNVLSFPKSTGPGDRGTHLVKEEDYCIHCGACAKVCPNEALTVTRTDVDYTPTSSKSWIAAFEALKN
- a CDS encoding helix-turn-helix domain-containing protein codes for the protein MPKHIVSGLKYLESVELRKRGLSQKEISSEIGVDRSTISHYLNGRNISADSIELAKVILELNPKDFILIARVLFGDYNEIRQLISIFNMNHYDPQIDDGCIGCGLCVDLCEVKSISLDSLKAKINPRYCCGCLMCVEDCPTNSIKILEV